In one Salipiger abyssi genomic region, the following are encoded:
- the ubiE gene encoding bifunctional demethylmenaquinone methyltransferase/2-methoxy-6-polyprenyl-1,4-benzoquinol methylase UbiE, whose product MSDETQKTTHFGFADIPESEKAGRVQGVFGSVASKYDVMNDAMSFGIHRIWKDAMMDWLAPRPGQRLLDVAGGTGDISFRFLKRAGHGHATVLDLTEPMLVEGRKRAEAAAMADQLDWVVGDAMALPFADNTFDVYTISFGIRNVTRPQEALNEAFRVLKPGGRLMVLEFSQIPNDMMQKVYDLYSFNIIPRMGQAIANDRDSYQYLVESIRKFPDQETFLGMVRAAGFENAKYRNLSMGIACLHSGWKI is encoded by the coding sequence ATGAGCGACGAGACTCAGAAAACCACGCATTTCGGCTTTGCCGATATCCCCGAGAGCGAAAAGGCGGGCCGTGTTCAGGGCGTCTTTGGATCGGTGGCATCGAAATACGACGTGATGAACGACGCCATGTCCTTTGGCATCCACCGGATCTGGAAGGATGCGATGATGGACTGGCTGGCGCCGCGCCCGGGCCAGCGCCTGCTCGACGTGGCGGGCGGCACCGGGGATATCTCCTTCCGCTTCCTGAAACGCGCGGGCCATGGCCATGCCACCGTGCTCGACCTGACCGAGCCGATGCTGGTCGAGGGCCGCAAACGCGCCGAAGCCGCCGCTATGGCCGATCAGCTCGACTGGGTGGTCGGCGACGCGATGGCCCTGCCCTTTGCCGACAACACATTCGACGTCTACACGATCTCTTTCGGCATCCGGAACGTCACCCGCCCGCAGGAGGCGCTGAACGAGGCGTTCCGCGTGCTGAAACCCGGCGGGCGGCTGATGGTGCTGGAGTTCAGCCAGATCCCCAACGACATGATGCAGAAGGTCTATGACCTCTATTCCTTCAACATCATTCCACGCATGGGCCAGGCCATCGCCAACGACCGCGACAGCTATCAGTATCTGGTGGAATCGATCCGCAAGTTCCCCGATCAGGAGACCTTTCTCGGCATGGTGCGTGCCGCCGGCTTCGAGAACGCGAAATATCGCAACCTGAGCATGGGCATCGCCTGCCTGCATTCCGGCTGGAAGATCTGA
- the ubiB gene encoding 2-polyprenylphenol 6-hydroxylase, with amino-acid sequence MRGPHNIWRLIRTGATLERTGAMGVILDALDAPRPLRIAYRALVWPFKWLGIEGDPSMPPVTRALTALGPAYIKFGQILSTRPDVVGEDLANQLRVLQDKLPPFPVAQAEKQIEDELGMPVSELFSEFSEPVAAASIAQVHKARRADTGQTVAVKVLRPGIERAFRTDIDAFYFSADVIETLSPASRRLRPRDVIAHFESVVMGELDLRLESAAASEFAANTKGDAGFQLPEVNWGLSGRRVMTMSWAEGVSLGDNAAIDAAGHDRALLSERVLQLFLNHALRDGFFHADMHQGNLKVAPNGDIIAYDFGIMGHIDEYTRRVYAEILYGFIRRDYKRVAEVHFEAGYVPADRDVDAFARALRAVGEPIFGMDATRISMARLLSYLFEVTERFGMETRTELILLQRTMVVVEGVARSLNPHMNIWDTAKPVVEDYIKTSIGPRAVARDLMLTAKVLGRFGPRLPGLVEAVLIRQAEGDTAPKRNPWPARLGWGAGGLALGAALTLAWHLWA; translated from the coding sequence ATGCGCGGACCGCACAATATCTGGAGGCTGATCCGCACCGGCGCCACGCTGGAACGCACCGGCGCGATGGGGGTCATTCTCGACGCGCTCGACGCGCCGCGCCCGCTGCGCATCGCCTACCGCGCCCTCGTCTGGCCGTTCAAATGGCTGGGGATCGAGGGCGATCCGTCGATGCCGCCCGTCACCCGCGCGCTCACGGCGCTGGGTCCGGCCTATATCAAGTTCGGCCAGATCCTCTCGACCCGGCCTGACGTGGTGGGCGAGGATCTCGCCAATCAGCTTCGGGTGTTGCAGGACAAACTGCCGCCCTTCCCGGTGGCGCAGGCCGAGAAGCAGATCGAGGACGAGCTGGGCATGCCGGTCTCCGAGCTGTTCTCGGAGTTCAGCGAACCGGTCGCCGCCGCCTCCATCGCGCAGGTCCACAAGGCGCGCCGCGCCGATACCGGTCAGACCGTGGCGGTCAAGGTGCTGCGCCCGGGGATCGAGCGCGCCTTCCGCACCGATATCGACGCCTTCTATTTCTCCGCCGATGTGATCGAGACCCTGTCGCCCGCCTCGCGCCGGCTGCGGCCGCGCGACGTGATCGCGCATTTCGAAAGCGTGGTGATGGGCGAGCTCGACCTGCGGCTCGAATCCGCCGCCGCCAGCGAGTTCGCCGCCAATACCAAGGGCGATGCGGGGTTTCAGCTACCGGAAGTGAACTGGGGTCTGTCGGGTCGCCGGGTGATGACCATGAGCTGGGCCGAGGGCGTGTCGCTGGGCGACAATGCCGCCATCGACGCGGCGGGCCATGACCGCGCGCTGCTCAGCGAACGGGTGCTTCAGCTCTTCCTCAACCACGCCCTGCGCGACGGGTTCTTCCACGCCGACATGCATCAGGGCAATCTCAAGGTGGCGCCGAACGGCGATATCATCGCCTATGATTTCGGCATCATGGGCCATATCGACGAATACACCCGCCGGGTTTATGCGGAGATCCTCTATGGATTCATTCGCCGCGACTACAAGCGCGTCGCCGAGGTGCATTTCGAGGCGGGCTATGTGCCCGCCGACCGCGATGTCGACGCTTTCGCCCGGGCGCTCAGGGCGGTGGGCGAACCGATTTTCGGCATGGATGCCACACGGATCTCGATGGCGCGGCTGCTCTCCTATCTTTTCGAGGTGACCGAGCGCTTTGGGATGGAGACGCGGACGGAGCTCATCCTGCTGCAACGCACCATGGTGGTGGTCGAGGGCGTCGCGCGCTCGCTCAACCCGCATATGAACATCTGGGATACCGCGAAACCGGTGGTCGAGGACTACATCAAGACCTCCATCGGCCCGCGCGCGGTGGCGCGCGACCTGATGCTGACCGCCAAGGTTCTGGGCCGGTTCGGTCCGCGGCTGCCCGGTCTGGTCGAGGCGGTGCTGATCCGCCAGGCCGAGGGCGACACCGCTCCCAAACGCAATCCCTGGCCCGCGCGGCTGGGCTGGGGCGCCGGCGGGCTGGCGCTCGGCGCGGCGCTGACGCTTGCCTGGCATCTCTGGGCCTGA
- the mutM gene encoding bifunctional DNA-formamidopyrimidine glycosylase/DNA-(apurinic or apyrimidinic site) lyase, producing the protein MPELPEVETVRRGLAPVMEGQRIALARVNRPDLRWPFPERMAERLTGARVERLRRRSKYILADLDTGETLLIHLGMSGRMLVSGDALGRFVHDHPAPEKHDHVVFDMADGARVTFNDPRRFGAMDLMGTETAEAHPLLAALGPEPLGNAFSESHLVAALKGRNMPVKSALLDQKIVAGLGNIYVCEALFRAGIHPGRRVSRISEKRLAALVPVIRQVLAEAIEAGGSSLRDFRQADGELGYFQHSFDVYGREGQPCRTPGCTNSVHRIVQSGRSSFYCPGCQR; encoded by the coding sequence ATGCCCGAACTGCCCGAGGTGGAAACCGTGCGCCGCGGACTGGCCCCGGTGATGGAAGGCCAGCGGATCGCGCTGGCGCGGGTGAACCGGCCCGATCTGCGCTGGCCCTTCCCCGAGCGCATGGCCGAGCGGCTCACCGGCGCGCGGGTGGAGCGGCTGCGGCGGCGCTCGAAATACATCCTGGCGGATCTCGACACCGGCGAAACCTTGCTGATTCACCTCGGTATGTCCGGGCGGATGCTGGTCTCGGGCGATGCGTTGGGCCGCTTCGTGCACGATCACCCGGCGCCGGAGAAGCACGATCACGTCGTCTTTGACATGGCGGACGGGGCGCGGGTGACCTTCAACGACCCGCGCCGCTTCGGGGCGATGGATCTGATGGGGACCGAGACCGCCGAGGCGCATCCGCTACTGGCGGCGCTGGGGCCGGAGCCGCTGGGCAACGCGTTCAGCGAATCCCATCTGGTCGCGGCGCTGAAAGGGCGCAACATGCCGGTGAAATCGGCGCTGCTCGATCAGAAAATCGTCGCCGGGCTGGGCAATATCTATGTCTGCGAGGCACTGTTTCGCGCCGGCATCCATCCGGGACGCCGCGTCAGCCGGATCTCGGAAAAGCGCCTGGCGGCGCTGGTTCCGGTCATCCGGCAGGTGCTGGCGGAGGCCATCGAGGCGGGCGGATCGAGCCTGCGCGACTTCCGCCAAGCCGATGGCGAGCTTGGATATTTCCAGCACAGCTTCGATGTTTACGGGCGCGAGGGGCAACCCTGCCGGACACCGGGATGCACAAATTCCGTGCATAGAATCGTGCAATCCGGGCGCTCGTCCTTCTACTGTCCGGGCTGTCAAAGATAG
- the dnaA gene encoding chromosomal replication initiator protein DnaA, translated as MTKEQWGALQDQLSSTIGENNYKTWIKPIEFSGIEPGGVAVFNVPTNFIGSYVSQNYGDLLLAKLSMLDADVRRLKFQVANMDARPAQPRPAPAAAPTPPTNDLLPGAPLDARFTFDSFVVGKPNELAHAAAKRVGEGGQVTFNPLFLYGGVGLGKTHLMHAIAWELRTHRPDLNVLYLSAEQFMYRFVQALRERRMMDFKELFRSVDVLMVDDVQFIAGKDSTQEEFFHTFNALVDQNKQIIISADRAPDEIKDLENRIRSRLQSGLVVDLHPTDYELRLGILQSKVQNYREQYPSLQLDDGILEFLAHRISTNVRVLEGALTRLFAFASLVGQPITMELTQDCLSDVLRASDRKISIEEIQRKVAEHYHIRLSDLIGPKRVRNFARPRQVAMYLCKQLTARSLPEIGRRFGGRDHTTVMHGVKRIEELRSQDSQIADDIELLRRALEA; from the coding sequence ATGACGAAGGAACAATGGGGCGCGTTGCAGGATCAGCTGAGCAGCACGATCGGGGAAAACAACTACAAGACCTGGATCAAACCCATAGAATTTAGCGGAATCGAGCCGGGAGGCGTGGCTGTCTTCAACGTGCCGACCAACTTCATCGGCAGCTACGTGTCGCAGAACTATGGCGATCTGCTGCTGGCAAAGCTCTCGATGCTGGATGCCGATGTGCGCCGGCTGAAATTCCAGGTCGCCAATATGGATGCCCGCCCGGCACAGCCGCGCCCCGCGCCGGCCGCGGCCCCGACGCCCCCGACGAACGACCTGCTGCCCGGCGCCCCGCTGGATGCCCGCTTCACCTTTGACAGCTTCGTCGTCGGCAAACCCAACGAGCTCGCCCACGCCGCGGCCAAGCGCGTCGGCGAGGGCGGTCAGGTCACCTTCAACCCGCTCTTCCTCTATGGCGGCGTCGGCCTCGGCAAGACCCACCTGATGCACGCCATCGCCTGGGAGCTGCGCACGCACCGCCCCGACCTGAACGTGCTCTACCTCTCCGCCGAGCAGTTCATGTACCGCTTCGTCCAGGCCCTGCGCGAACGCCGCATGATGGATTTCAAGGAGCTGTTCCGCTCGGTCGACGTGCTCATGGTCGACGACGTCCAGTTCATCGCCGGCAAGGACAGCACGCAGGAAGAGTTCTTCCACACGTTCAACGCGCTGGTCGACCAGAACAAGCAGATCATCATCTCGGCCGACCGCGCCCCCGACGAGATCAAGGATCTGGAAAACCGCATCCGCAGCCGTCTGCAATCGGGCCTCGTGGTCGATCTGCACCCGACCGATTACGAGCTGCGCCTCGGCATCCTGCAATCCAAGGTGCAGAACTACCGCGAGCAATACCCCTCGCTGCAACTCGATGACGGCATCCTGGAATTCCTCGCGCACCGCATCTCGACCAATGTCCGCGTGCTCGAAGGCGCGCTGACCCGGCTTTTCGCCTTTGCCTCGCTGGTCGGCCAGCCGATCACCATGGAGCTGACGCAGGACTGCCTCTCCGACGTGCTGCGCGCCTCGGACCGCAAGATCTCCATCGAGGAGATACAGCGCAAGGTGGCCGAGCACTACCATATCCGCCTCTCGGATCTCATCGGCCCCAAGCGGGTGCGCAACTTTGCCCGTCCGCGCCAGGTGGCGATGTATCTCTGCAAGCAGCTCACCGCGCGCTCGCTGCCCGAGATCGGCCGCCGCTTCGGCGGGCGCGACCACACCACCGTGATGCACGGGGTGAAGCGCATCGAGGAGCTGCGCAGCCAGGACAGCCAGATCGCCGACGACATCGAGTTGCTGCGCCGGGCGCTCGAAGCCTGA
- the dnaN gene encoding DNA polymerase III subunit beta, with protein sequence MKVSIERATLLKAVSQAQSVVERRNTIPILANVLIEAEGDTVTFRATDLDIEVLDKAPAMVERAGATTVSAVTLHEIVRKLPDGAMVQLADDGAAGRLTVTAGRSNFNLATLPKEDFPVMASSEYSSNFTAKAEMLRKLFDKSKFAISTEETRYYLNGVYMHVADSEDGRMLRCVATDGHRLARIDAPLPAGAEEMPGVIVPRKTVGELRKLLDEDDMDIAVSVSETKVRFATPDITLTSKVIDGTFPDYSRVIPAGNTRRLEVDASEFAKAVDRVATVSSERSRAVKLQLDEDRLVLSVNAPDSGAAEEELAVAYGDEPLEIGFNAKYLLEIASQVDRENAVFMFNSSGDPTLMREGNDTSAVYVVMPMRV encoded by the coding sequence ATGAAAGTCAGTATCGAACGGGCGACGCTGCTGAAAGCGGTCAGTCAGGCACAATCTGTTGTGGAGCGCCGCAACACCATTCCGATCCTCGCCAATGTGCTGATCGAGGCGGAGGGCGACACGGTGACTTTCCGCGCCACCGATCTCGATATCGAGGTGCTGGACAAGGCGCCCGCCATGGTGGAGCGCGCCGGCGCCACCACCGTCTCGGCGGTCACCCTGCACGAGATCGTCCGCAAACTGCCCGACGGCGCCATGGTCCAGCTCGCCGATGACGGCGCGGCGGGCCGGCTGACCGTCACCGCGGGCCGGTCGAATTTCAACCTCGCCACGTTGCCGAAGGAAGACTTTCCAGTGATGGCCTCGTCGGAATACAGCTCGAATTTCACTGCCAAGGCAGAGATGCTGCGCAAGCTCTTCGACAAGTCGAAATTCGCCATCTCGACGGAAGAGACCCGCTATTACCTCAATGGCGTCTACATGCATGTGGCCGACAGCGAAGACGGGCGCATGCTGCGCTGTGTCGCCACCGACGGCCACCGCCTCGCCCGCATCGACGCGCCCCTGCCCGCCGGCGCCGAGGAGATGCCCGGCGTGATCGTGCCGCGCAAGACGGTGGGCGAGCTGCGCAAGCTGCTCGACGAGGACGACATGGACATTGCCGTCTCGGTCTCGGAAACCAAGGTGCGCTTTGCCACGCCCGACATCACCCTGACCTCCAAGGTGATCGACGGCACCTTCCCGGATTATTCCCGCGTCATCCCCGCCGGCAACACCCGCCGGCTCGAGGTCGATGCCAGCGAATTCGCCAAGGCGGTGGACCGTGTCGCCACCGTCTCCTCTGAACGCTCGCGCGCGGTCAAGCTGCAACTCGACGAGGACCGGCTGGTGCTCTCGGTCAACGCCCCCGACAGCGGCGCCGCCGAGGAGGAGCTGGCGGTGGCCTATGGCGACGAGCCGCTGGAGATCGGCTTCAACGCGAAATACCTGCTGGAGATCGCCAGCCAGGTCGACCGAGAGAACGCCGTCTTCATGTTCAACTCCTCGGGCGACCCCACCCTGATGCGCGAAGGCAACGACACCAGCGCCGTCTATGTCGTGATGCCGATGCGGGTGTGA
- the rpsT gene encoding 30S ribosomal protein S20: protein MANSPQAKKRATQNATRFAINKARRSRIRTHLRKVEEAIASGDKEAAQAALRAAQPELMRGVTKGVFHKNTASRKMSRLASRVKALG from the coding sequence ATGGCAAATTCGCCCCAGGCCAAAAAACGCGCCACGCAGAACGCAACCCGCTTTGCGATCAACAAGGCGCGCCGGTCGCGCATCCGCACGCATCTCCGCAAAGTCGAAGAGGCCATCGCCTCGGGCGACAAGGAGGCCGCACAGGCCGCTCTGCGTGCCGCTCAGCCCGAGCTGATGCGCGGCGTGACCAAGGGCGTTTTCCACAAGAATACCGCTTCGCGCAAAATGTCCCGCCTGGCGTCGCGCGTGAAAGCGCTTGGCTGA
- a CDS encoding NAD-dependent epimerase/dehydratase family protein — translation MTEASRTALVTGSAGFIGFHLAKRLLDQGYRVIGLDALTDYYDVALKERRHAILGNNPGFKPIIARTEDDELLTAIFSEERPETVVHLAAQAGVRHSIEVPRTYVKSNLLGTAELLEAARAVPPRHLLMASTSSVYGANTEMPYRETMRTDHQMSFYAATKKANEAMAHSYSHLFGIPITMFRFFTVYGPWGRPDMALFKFVKAILEDRPIDIYNHGRMKRDFTYVEDLVEGLVRLIDTPPVMGAPLEGDSLSPVAPWRVLNIGHGAPEVLEDFVTAIETALGRKAKRNYMDMQPGDVPATWADTALLTQLTGPLPRTALAEGVAQFVAWYRSYYNIPG, via the coding sequence GTGACAGAGGCTTCGCGCACCGCGCTTGTGACCGGATCCGCCGGGTTCATCGGGTTCCACCTTGCCAAGCGGCTGCTCGATCAGGGCTATCGCGTGATCGGCCTGGACGCGCTGACCGACTATTACGATGTCGCGCTGAAAGAGCGCCGGCACGCGATCCTCGGCAACAACCCGGGCTTCAAGCCGATCATCGCGCGCACCGAAGACGACGAGCTGCTGACCGCGATCTTTTCCGAGGAACGGCCCGAAACCGTGGTGCATCTCGCGGCGCAGGCCGGGGTTCGTCATTCGATCGAAGTTCCCCGCACCTATGTGAAATCCAATCTGCTCGGCACCGCCGAACTGCTGGAGGCGGCGCGCGCGGTGCCGCCGCGGCATCTGCTCATGGCCTCGACCTCCTCGGTCTACGGCGCCAATACCGAGATGCCTTACCGCGAAACCATGCGGACGGATCACCAGATGTCGTTCTACGCGGCCACCAAGAAGGCCAACGAGGCGATGGCGCATTCCTATTCGCATCTCTTCGGCATTCCGATCACCATGTTCCGCTTTTTCACGGTCTACGGCCCCTGGGGCCGCCCGGACATGGCGCTGTTCAAGTTCGTCAAGGCGATCCTCGAGGACCGCCCCATCGACATCTACAACCACGGTCGCATGAAACGCGATTTCACCTATGTGGAAGATCTCGTCGAAGGGCTGGTCCGGCTGATCGACACACCCCCGGTGATGGGCGCGCCGCTGGAGGGCGACAGCCTGTCGCCGGTGGCGCCGTGGCGGGTGCTGAATATCGGCCATGGCGCCCCCGAGGTGCTGGAGGATTTCGTCACCGCCATCGAGACGGCGCTGGGGCGCAAGGCCAAGCGCAATTACATGGATATGCAACCCGGCGATGTGCCCGCGACCTGGGCCGATACCGCGCTTTTGACCCAGCTCACCGGCCCGCTGCCCCGAACGGCGCTTGCAGAGGGCGTGGCGCAATTCGTCGCCTGGTACCGATCCTATTACAATATCCCGGGCTGA
- the recF gene encoding DNA replication/repair protein RecF (All proteins in this family for which functions are known are DNA-binding proteins that assist the filamentation of RecA onto DNA for the initiation of recombination or recombinational repair.) translates to MSLYLSRLTLSHFRSHKRAAVDVDARPVAIYGPNGAGKTNLIEAVSLLSPGRGMRRASAQEMARRPEALGWKIGALLHGPEGTHEIAIRSEGGAARQVEIDGKPAPQTALGRIARVLWLIPSMDRLWIEAPEGRRRFLDRMTLSFFPDHAEASLAYEKAMRERNRLLKEQIRDAHWYAALEGQMAASGAAIQRNRQAALDRLARAQEGAETSFPTAELALVSTEADIPATEADLRAALAESRFRDMAAGRTLIGPHRADLYGVFAAKGVPASDCSTGEQKALLISLILANARALSAEVGAPPILLLDEVAAHLDANRRAALYDEICALGAQAWMTGTGPELFAELGPRAQLLPVSEEDGQSVVENPVE, encoded by the coding sequence ATGAGCCTGTATCTCTCCCGTCTCACCCTCTCGCATTTCCGCTCGCACAAGCGCGCGGCGGTCGATGTGGATGCGCGGCCCGTGGCGATTTACGGGCCGAACGGCGCGGGCAAGACCAATCTCATCGAAGCCGTGTCGCTGCTTTCGCCCGGGCGCGGCATGCGGCGGGCCTCGGCGCAGGAGATGGCGCGGCGGCCGGAGGCGCTGGGCTGGAAGATCGGGGCGCTGCTGCACGGGCCCGAGGGCACGCATGAGATCGCCATTCGGTCGGAGGGCGGCGCCGCGCGACAGGTGGAGATCGACGGCAAGCCTGCGCCGCAGACCGCGCTGGGGCGGATTGCACGCGTGCTCTGGCTGATCCCGTCCATGGACCGGCTGTGGATCGAGGCGCCGGAGGGGCGGCGGCGCTTTCTCGACCGCATGACGCTGAGTTTCTTTCCCGACCACGCTGAGGCGTCGCTGGCCTATGAAAAGGCCATGCGCGAGCGCAACCGGCTGCTCAAGGAGCAGATCCGCGATGCGCATTGGTATGCCGCGCTCGAAGGGCAGATGGCCGCGAGCGGCGCCGCGATCCAGCGCAACCGGCAGGCGGCGCTCGACCGGCTGGCGCGGGCGCAGGAGGGGGCGGAGACCTCCTTTCCCACAGCCGAGCTGGCGCTGGTCTCGACCGAGGCGGATATCCCCGCGACCGAGGCGGATCTGCGCGCGGCGCTGGCCGAAAGCCGGTTTCGCGACATGGCTGCCGGACGCACGCTGATCGGGCCGCATCGCGCCGATCTCTACGGGGTCTTTGCCGCCAAGGGCGTGCCGGCCTCCGACTGTTCCACCGGCGAGCAGAAGGCGCTGCTCATTTCGCTGATCCTCGCCAATGCGCGGGCGCTTTCCGCCGAGGTCGGTGCGCCCCCCATTCTGCTGCTCGACGAGGTGGCGGCGCATCTCGATGCGAACCGCCGCGCGGCGCTTTACGACGAGATCTGCGCGCTGGGGGCGCAGGCCTGGATGACCGGAACGGGACCGGAACTTTTTGCCGAGCTGGGGCCGCGCGCGCAGCTTTTGCCGGTCTCGGAGGAGGATGGGCAATCCGTCGTTGAAAACCCCGTCGAATGA
- a CDS encoding enoyl-CoA hydratase: MAYETIIVEIDDHVATITLNRPDALNALNSHLLGELAKALPELDANDKVRCIIITGSAKAFAAGADIKEMAEKSFVDMYLGDFFEPAMDAAVRTRKPVIAAVSGYALGGGCELAMMCDFIIATETAKFGQPEINLGVIAGMGGTQRLTRYVGKAKSMDMHLTGRFMDAEEAERAGLVSRVVPAKQLMEETRKAAEKIAEKSLLASIAAKQAVNRAYETTLTEGLLFERRLFQSLFSTEDQKEGMAAFQEKRTAQFRDR; encoded by the coding sequence ATGGCCTATGAGACGATCATCGTCGAAATAGATGACCACGTCGCAACCATCACCCTCAATCGCCCGGACGCCCTGAATGCGCTCAACAGCCATCTGCTGGGTGAGCTGGCAAAGGCGCTGCCCGAGCTGGATGCGAACGACAAGGTGCGCTGCATCATCATCACGGGCTCGGCCAAGGCCTTTGCCGCTGGTGCCGATATCAAGGAGATGGCCGAGAAGAGCTTTGTCGATATGTATCTCGGCGATTTCTTCGAACCGGCCATGGATGCGGCGGTGCGCACCCGCAAGCCGGTGATCGCGGCGGTGTCGGGCTATGCGCTGGGCGGCGGCTGCGAGCTTGCGATGATGTGCGATTTCATCATTGCCACCGAGACCGCCAAGTTCGGCCAGCCCGAGATCAATCTGGGCGTGATCGCCGGTATGGGCGGCACCCAGCGGCTGACGCGCTATGTGGGCAAGGCCAAATCCATGGATATGCACCTGACCGGGCGCTTCATGGATGCCGAAGAGGCCGAACGCGCCGGGCTGGTGAGCCGCGTGGTTCCGGCCAAGCAGCTCATGGAAGAGACGCGCAAGGCCGCCGAGAAGATCGCCGAGAAATCGCTGCTTGCCAGCATTGCGGCGAAGCAGGCGGTCAACCGCGCCTATGAGACGACGCTCACCGAGGGCCTGCTCTTTGAGCGCCGGCTGTTCCAGTCGCTGTTCTCGACCGAGGACCAGAAAGAGGGCATGGCCGCCTTTCAGGAAAAACGCACCGCGCAGTTCCGCGACCGCTGA